A stretch of Triticum aestivum cultivar Chinese Spring chromosome 1D, IWGSC CS RefSeq v2.1, whole genome shotgun sequence DNA encodes these proteins:
- the LOC123180975 gene encoding bifunctional riboflavin kinase/FMN phosphatase, giving the protein MAAPKPITRLISHVILDLDGTLLNTDCIVSQVLKPFIVKNGKKWDSKKAHKFVGKTPYEAAAVVLEDYGLPYSTEEFLSLINPMFSEQWGNIKALPGANRLIKHLKSSRVPAALASNSSRSNIESKISCQQGWKEYFSAIVGADEVESGKPSPDIFLEAAKRMNADPSNCLVIEDSVPGVTAGKAAGMHVIAVPSVPKRTDEFSSADEIINSLLDLRPEKWGLPPFNDWIEGTLPIDPWFIGGPVIKGFGRGSKVLGIPTANLAAENFSDILSDHTSGVYFGWAGLSKRGIYKMVMSIGWNPYFDNTEKTIEPWLLHGFDEDFYGEELRLVIVGYIRPEANFPSLESLIERIHEDGRIAENALDLPEYAKYKESPYLRNPLQEGAATGGNEAEQEFI; this is encoded by the exons ATGGCAGCACCGAAGCCCATTACTCGCCTTATTTCCCATGTCATTCTTGATTTGGATGGTACCCTCTTAAACACAG ATTGCATTGTAAGCCAGGTGCTGAAACCATTTATTGTTAAAAATGGGAAAAAGTGGGATAGCAAGAAAGCTCACAAATTTGTCGGAAAGACACCTTATGAAGCCGCAGCTGTTGTTTTAGAAGATTACGGACTCCCTTACTCCACCGAAGAGTTCCTCTCATTGATTAATCCAATGTTCAGCGAGCA ATGGGGCAACATAAAAGCTCTTCCTGGAGCTAATCGGTTAATAAAACATTTGAAGAGCAGCAGGGTGCCAGCTGCTTTAGCTTCCAACTCTTCAAGATCAAACATTGAGTCCAAAATCTCGTGCCAGCAAG GTTGGAAAGAGTATTTCTCTGCAATTGTTGGTGCAGATGAAGTAGAGTCAGGAAAGCCATCCCCAGATAT ATTTCTGGAAGCTGCAAAAAGGATGAATGCTGATCCTTCAAATTGCCTAGTAATTGAGGATTCCGT GCCAGGAGTTACGGCTGGCAAAGCTGCAGGAATGCATGTCATAGCTGTCCCTTCAGTACCCAAAAGGACTGATGAATTCAGTTCTGCGGATGAGATTATCAATTCCCTCCTTGACTTGAGGCCTGAAAAATGGGGTTTGCCACCCTTCAATGATT GGATTGAAGGCACCTTACCAATAGACCCATGGTTTATTGGTGGGCCTGTGATCAAAGGATTTGGCCGTGGTTCTAAAGTACTAGGAATACCAACAG CGAACTTGGCTGCAGAAAACTTTTCCGACATACTGTCGGATCATACATCAGGTGTATACTTTGGGTGGGCTGGACTTTCGAAGCGAGGCATATACAAGATGGTCATGAGCATTGGCTGGAACCCTTATTTTGATAACACAGAGAAGACAATC GAACCATGGTTGCTTCATGGTTTTGATGAGGACTTCTATGGAGAGGAGCTGCGCCTTGTTATCGTTGGGTACATACGACCTGAG GCAAACTTTCCTTCGCTCGAGAGCTTGATCGAGAGGATTCACGAGGACGGGAGAATCGCAGAGAACGCCCTAGATTTGCCGGAGTATGCCAAGTACAAAGAGTCGCCGTATTTGAGAAACCCGTTGCAAGAGGGTGCTGCTACCGGCGGGAACGAGGCGGAGCAAGAGTTTATATAA